The following is a genomic window from Laspinema palackyanum D2c.
GATCATTAATACCTGGAGAAAGGGCGCGTACTGCAATCTCAACCAGTTGGTCGATGGGAAACTCCACATCTTGCTGCTCTGTGCGCTGTGAACCGAGAACAAAAGCCTCGTTGATCTGGACTGCAAGCTTTTTGTTTACCTTTTCTTCAGGAAAGACCCGTACAATTTCACTTCCTTTTACCACAAAGCGACCAGGACGCTGCTGAACCCGCAATAACAGATTATTCTCTGTCGCAATCTGCATCAGTTGCTTGTCATTAATCGTTTGAATGTAGCCACTGGCGATAGTCTTAATAGGACAGGCAACTCGATCGAAGTCAGCAGGAATAGCGGCTAGGCTCTCCTCCTCTAGATGCTTTGATGTATTCCGTCCAATTCTGTCAGGAAAGAGCCGATCGATCGCAACATCAAGATCAGACCCCACTTGTTTTATGATCTGATCGACCTGAATTGATGAGGCTGAATGATGAATAAAGTAAATCAATACGCCAACACTGGCGATCGCCAAGCCAAGGCCGATGGTCACTGCCAGGTGAGGGACAAACTCATCTTTTTCCACCCCATTGATCGTTCGCAGCACCATCAAGCTATACACAAACGTGGAAATGAAAGTTCCCAGTACAATTTGGTTGCCCGTGTCTTGCATAAAGGTCCGCAGCAAGCGCGGCCCAAACTGGGAAGAGGCAAGCTGAAGTGCCACGATTGTAATAGAAAAGGCAGTGGTAGCAACAGTCACCATTGAACCCGCGATCGCAGAAAGAATGGCCCGTGAACCATTAGGCCCTAGAGAATAAGCCCAGTCTATGTTTTCGATGATAGTGGCTTCTTGCCTGTGGTCAATCCAGATGGTAATAAAGGAAAGGGCGATCGCCAGCAACACCATCAGGGTTGGCACAAACCAGAAACTGGAATTTAATGAGTCCCACAGTTTAGCTAACTTAGCGTATTTCATCGATAGTATAGCAACCGCTTTCAGCGGTTAGGGGCTAGGGGCTAGGGCGTCGGGAAAGAAGGGGAAGAAGGGAATAGAATAAACTGGGTGTCAATGATGCCAGCTACTACAAGGCGAGTAAACCATTGGCGATCGCTAAAATCAACCAATTCTCATCCTTATTTCTGGCTCTCCAGAATTTTCTTCGCATTCAAAAGCTCTTGATGTTGCTCTTTACTAAGCGTAGGATATTTGAGATTCAGTTCCTTCAACTGGGTGTAAATGATCCCCGCCACAACCAGACGAGTAAACCATTTATGATCGGCGGGGATAATGTACCAAGGGGCATATTTTGTACTGGTGTGATTGAACATATCCTCATAGACAGCCATATAGTCATCCCAAAAGCTACGCTCATTTGCATCATTTTCAGAGAATTTCCAATTCTTTTCAGGGCGATTAATCCGTTCTAAAAAACGGTCTTTCTGCTCCTCTTTAGATACATTTAGAAAAAACTTGAGGATGATCGTTCCATTATTGACCAGATGCTTCTCAAAGTTGTTGATTTCCTGAAAGCGGCGCTTCCAAATATCATTATCAGTTATGCTAACCGGGAGAGATCGCTGCTCTAGGATTTCTGGATGTACTCTTGTTACTAAAATTTCTTCGTAATAAGAACGATTAAAAATGCCAATTCGTCCTCTTTCGGGTAAAGCCTTAGAACATCGCCACAAATAGTCATGGTTTAACTCTTGCGTAGATGGAGCTTTAAAGCTATGCACTTGACATCCTTGAGGATTAATCCCAGACATAACGTGCTTGATGGTACTATCTTTTCCCGCCGCATCCATAGCCTGAAAGATGATTAGCACAGCATGGGTGTTTTCGGCATAGAGAACATCCTGATATTCAGCTAACGCATCAATACCTTCCTTTAATTGACCTTTAGCTTTCGACTTTTTGAGGTGATCGGCTTTATAGCCTGGATCGTAGTCTTTGGCAAGAGAAATTTTTCGTTCTGGTGGCACAATAAAAGGACGAATCAAATCGTCAAGTTTTTCGATTGGGAATAAATTATCAGATTGATGATCTGTCATGTTTTTAACTCTCAAATATTAGTAAAAAACAAAAAGTTGCAGACGAAATTATTCACTGCAATCATTTAAGATTGTGCCTGGGGCATCGGAACCATTATCGATCGCTCTTGCCGAAAAAGGCTCAAAAAATCTAAAAGTAGTTCCCATTTTTCGTAGCCAACGATAATGGGATGATAATCCTGACCAAAAAGAAATATGTTGGTTATATCTCACTCCATATTCTCGACAAGTATGCTCCACGATTTTAGATATTTCAGGATAGTTAATATGGCAGATATTGGGAAATAAATGATGCTCAATTTGAAAATTCAATCCACCCATAAACCATGTCATAAAATGGTTATTCCGAGAGAAGTTTATCGTTGTTTCGAGCTGATGCACCGCCCAATCTTTCTCAATGAGACTCAACTCGGCAATTGGTAATGGGAAATCGGCTTCTTCGACCACATGAGCTAATTGAAATACTACGCTCAACACTACTCCCAAGGTGAAAGCTACTAATCCATAGCTCGCTAAAACTTGCCATAGCCCATGAAATTGTAAGGGAATCACAAAGGCAAGCGCGAAAAATACCAGTTTGCCACCAAAAAATATCACTAGATTACTAGACTTAGGACGTGGATAGCGGCGATCGCCAATTTTGCCAGCGATCAGACAATAAAAATCATCATAAAAATGCCACTTAATCGCTAAAAATCCATACAACAACCACAAATAATAATGTTGCCAACGATGGAAGGCTAAGTGCGGATGAGAAGGAGAAAGTCGCCCAAAAATTCCCACATCCAAATCCTTGTCATAACCAGCAATATTGGTATAAGTATGATGGAGAACATCGTGCTTCCAATGCCAAAGATAAGAACTGCCGCCAATCAAATCTAAACTCATCGCCATGAGCTTATTAACCCATAGCGAATCGGAATATGCGTGATGTGCGCCATCATGTTGAATACCAAAACCAATGCCTGCGGTAACGACACCGAGCATAATGCACAAGGGAATTACCTGCCACCATGTCTGAGCTACCAAAACTAATAGAGAATATAATCCGAAAAAGCTAAACAACAAGATAATAGTTTTCGCATACATTTGTGGACAATCACGAGCCTTGCGATCAGGATTTTGAAAAAGTTCGTCAACCCTTCGTTTTAGTTCTGTCTTAAACCCACTATTCTTGCCAAATTTCAATTTTTTTGCGGCCTCTTTTTCAAGAACCACAGACTGATGAGATTTGTTGACTTGCATTTTGTTGTACCGTATTTAACTCTCAAATATTAATATCTTGGGTAAGCGATTCACAATCTCTTCTATACCTAATCATGCAAACGCACGCGCCGTAACAACATGGCATTAATTGAAACAATAACCGTCGAAATGCTCATCAGGACTGCACCCACAGCAGGCGATAAGATAATGCCGAACGGTGCTGCAATTCCTGCCGCCAAGGGAATGCCAATGACGTTTTCTGGATTAAAATGGACCTGGCTTTTTTTAAACAAGTTGAAATCATGGCAATGGCCCGGTCCAAAATTTAGGCAAATAATCTCTTTAGTTTCTTGATTCGATGACCACTTGCATTTTTATGCTGTGGTATTTTTTCTTTCCTGCCTGAGTAGTATTTTTTCTGCATTTTCGGCAATGACTAAACGCTCTATCCCTTGTACAGCAATCGGTCTAGCTGTCTTGTCCCCCTCTCAGATTAACAAGTTGCGAGGCGCGATTGCATCTTCCTAACGGTATAAATAATATTTCTGTCTAATTCTGTCTAATTCGGTTGGTCGATTTCATCCTGATTTCATTTTTTCGGGAAAAGCTTAGAAGTGAGTGCTGCCGGGAAGTTGCGAGAAACTTGCCGGGTAAGTCCAAAAGCCCGCATCCGCACGCCGCAAATTAGGGCTTGACTCTCCAGTTAACTAGAGAATTTAGACTATAAAAAAGAAACTAAATGGAGATAAAGCCTACGCAACTGATTTCTTTAAAAACTGGCTTTTTGGCGTTTAGCCTTGTGGCGATCGCCTCCATAATATGTAGCAGATTTTTAAGTCAAAATATGCTTATGTCTCCGTAAAAATAGCCTTCTTATCCGATAGGTATAGCACTCTAATCTATAACCCGCAAAGCTTACATCTGCCGCTGGATTTGGCTGGCGGCATCGGTCCCACTGGATTTTTCGATTTCGGCACGGAGAATATCAAACGCGCGCTCGCTCAAACGAACCATAAACAGCACCTGGGTAATGGGTTCTGGTCTGCTGGGATGGCCTGGGCGCAGCCTCTGCTCAGGAGTCCGGAAAGCCCTTAATTAAAGACAGTACGGACCTTTTTTTCCATTCTGTAATTATCTCATAACCAGATTGAGGCCAATCTAAATCCATCCTAAAATCCATTGACACCGAATCCGAGCAGGAGTCCCCCGCGAAAAATGTTTAGAACCGGGAAAGCGATCGCCTATAATAGCCGGAATGTGTCGGAAATCCCCCACTCGTTCTCGTCCAGCCTTCTGTATTCTCCTGGCCGATCGCCAGCGACTTCAACCGACTCCCATCAACACCGCGCTTCACCCCTTTGAATACCAAATATGGGCCTAAAACAGTATTTTGGGTTTATCTCCAAGCGCATCAGCGCCTTATTGCAACGCTCGCAACTCTTTCAACATCGCTGGATCGGCTACTTAATCGCCGTGGCGATTTATGTCACCCTCTTACTCATCCCCCTTCCCGGGTTTGAACCCAGTGCCCAACGCGCCTTTGCCGTCTTTGGTTTAGCCGCCTTTTCCTGGGGGACCACCCTGCTGCCTCTGCCGGTTACGGCGATCGTCATCCTGTTCTTGCTGCCCTTTAGTGGAGCAATTTCCGCCCAGGAAACCTACGCCTATTTTGGCAACCGGGCGGTGTTTTTCATTCTCGGGGCTTTCATTCTCGCCAGTCCCATCATGCGATCGGGACTCAGTACCCGGATTGCCTTAGCGGTAGTCACCCGATATGGAAACAGCCAGCGCCAGATTCTCGCGGCCATTTTAGGACTCTCGGCCCTGATGTCTTGTTTTATTAGTGCTCATGCCGTGGCAGCCATGTTATTTCCCATTATTTTAGAGGTGGTGCGGGCGGCTGGAGCCAAACCGGGCAAAGGCTTTGGGGTCGCGGCCTTTTTATCCCTCGCCTGGGGCGTCGTGATTGGCTCAAATACTACCCTCCTTGGGGGGGCTAGGGGACCACTAGCCTTGGGAATTCTCCAAAATACCACAGGTCAAACCATTTCCTTTGCCCAATGGACCCTGTTTGTGGCTCCAGTGGTGCTGGTACTGTTACCGATCGCCTTTTTCGTCCTCCAGGGAGTGGGACAAACCGAACAAGTCTCCCTCTCCACAGCGCGCCGGTTCCTAGAAAAGCGCAATCAGCAACTTGGGGAGATTTCTCGCCGGGAAATTATGACCGCAGGAATCTTAATCGTGACCATTTTGTTATGGATCACCCTAGGCGATCGCTGGGGTTTAGATGTGATTGCCTTGTTGGGAGTCATCTTAACGTTTATTCTGGGAGTGGCACATTGGGGTGAGGTCGAAGAAGATGTCAACTGGGGGATTTTTATCATGTATGGCAGTGCGATCGCCCTGTCGGCGGCCCTCAATGATACCGGGGCCGCTTCCGCACTCACCCAACTCCTCTTGGGTTTTGGAATTGAGTCCCCGTTGCTAATCTTCGCTGCCGTCACCATGATCGCCTTGGCAATGACTGAATTTATGAGCAATTCTGCTGCTGTAGCGGTGATTCTACCCGTGGCCCTGGCCCTGGCCCAAAAATATGGGATTGAACCCCGTGCCATGACCCTGGGGGTCGTGATTCCCGCTGGGTTGGGGTTTATGCTGCCCGTGAGTACCCCGGCCTTGGCGATCGCCGTGAGTAGTGGCTATGTTCGTCCTCTGGCGGTCCTGCGCTGGGGAGTCTGGCTGGATATTATTTCGATTGTGGTATTTCTGGGCATTAGCCAATTCTATTGGCCCTTAGTCGGATTGAGGGGTTGACATGAAGGAAATTTTACTCGTATTGACCAACCCGTATGGTTATGAAAAAGCGCTCCATCTTGCCTTTGAGGAAGCCAAACAAGCCGATTGCTTCTTAAGCATTACCTTTGTCATTGATCCCGAGGCGATCGATGACCTGATGCGGGACTTGGGAGAAAATGGTTGGTTGGGAATTGGGTCCCGTCGGACCTTGCAGATCTCGATGATGGAAGGATATCGCGCCTTAGCCACAGACATTTTAGAGGAAGTCTCTCGTCGTGCCGTTTCTATGGGAATCGCGGCGAAAACTGCCCTCAACGAGCAGGGAATCCGCAGTTATCTGAGTGGGTTGGGGACCCCAGGACCGGAGAAAATTTTCGTCAGTGGTTCCCATGCTCTGGGTCCTCTGATTCAAACCCTGGACTGCCCCTTAGAATGGGTCCCCGAAGATTGAATCCTTAAAAGCGGTGGCAATCAAATCACTGACCCCCGGAATTAGCGATTTAACAGGGGGGACAAATTTCTGTACAATCGAAAAGCCTTGAAGGGTGGTTGAGAAACAATCGTTTATTGCACAATATCTGGAGTTAAGTCAAAATGCAACAGCGTGGTGTCACGGTGTGGTTTACAGGTTTGAGCGGTGCAGGCAAGACTACCATTAGCCAGGGAGTGGAGAAAGAACTGCGATCGCAAGGATATCAACTCGAAATTCTCGATGGAGATATCGTTCGCCAAAACCTGACGAAGGGACTGGGTTTTAGTAAAGAAGACCGCGACGAAAATATTCGCCGCATCGGTTTTGTCTCTCATTTATTAACCCGCAATGGGGTGATTGTTTTGGTGTCAGCGATCGCCCCTTACCGTGAAATCCGCGAAGAAGTCCGCCATCGGATTGGTGACTTCGTTCAGGTTTATGTAAATGCGCCTCTGGAAGTCTGCGAAGAACGCGATGTCAAGGGGCTTTACAAAAAAGCTCGCGCTGGGGAAATTAAAAACTTTACCGGCATTGATGACCCTTATGAGGCTCCCCTCAATCCGGATATTGTATGTTCTACTAAAGACGAAACCGAGGCAGAAAGTATCGCCAAGGTGCTGCAATATCTCAAAGATAAGGGGTATATCACCACCGCTTAAATTCCCGAGGGATTAGAAACCGGGTTTCTTCAGAAACACTGTAGCAACTAGCAGATTTCTGTAGGCAAGAAACCCGTTTTCTGCTGCCTGCTAGGGGGAAGAGAACGGGGTTTTTTCCAGAACTTACGCGGCCTTTGGAGACCCAACCCTAGAATGTAGGGGCATCCTTCCCGAATCGCCCCTACATTGAGCAAAAACCCGCACCCGATCGGGTGGGTTCGAGAAAAAACCGACTATTGACCCTCAGATTGGGGATGATACTCCATTTCGCAATACTGATAAGTCTATAAAAACGAGCCGCGTCAATCTGTATCTGTAGGGGCGCAATGCGCCCCTACAATCCGTTTTTATAAACCTTTAAATACCGTATGGAGGATGAGTATTAAATCCCAGTGTGCGGATTAGACCGCTTTAAGGGCGCTAACACCGCAGAGGTCGTTACACAATTGAGCGCGTAACCAAACTAAACGGTTTATCGGGAAAATAGGAATTTTTGAATTGCCCTTCAGGCACCGAAGTCGGGTTACTCTCTTGTTACTTGAGGAGGGATTCGAGGATTCAGTCTGAAAGGGGGAACGCTACAATTGATGAGATCCGGATCTTCTATCCCCTATTCCTCTGTTGCCGGTTGAGGCTCAAATTCAACAATGTTAATGTTACTGTTTTATGTCGGGCCTGATCGGTATGCCCTAGGCTGTTCCCAGGTCGTAGAAGTCATTCCCCTGGTGGAGTTGAGAAAACTATACCACGCCCCAGAATATATGGCGGGATTGTTTAATTACCGAGGGAGCATTGTTCCAGTTCTCGATTTATGTCATTTGATTCAAGGGAGTTCTTCTCGCTCTTGCTTAAGCACTCGGATTATTCTGGTTAAGTATCAGCAAAACCACCAGAATGAGCAACTGATTGGATTAATGGCCGAGCGAGTGACTGATACGGTGAATGTCCCGGAATCTCAATTTAAGGGAGAGGGGATTCACTTAGAAAATGCAGCCTATTTGGGCAAAATCATCATGGACGAAGAAAAAGGGACAATCCAGCAGTTGCGCCTAGATTATTTACTTTCACAGCAAGCACAAGCATTCCTATCGCCAATTGGGGAGACTGAATAGCAATGGTTTGGGACGAAATTGAGCGAAAACTCAGCAATACGAGCGGATTAGACCCGAAAACCCTAGGCTCTCAGGCGATCGTCAAAGCCGTTCGAGACCGGATGCAGGTTTGTGGGGTTGAGAATGTAACCACCTATCTCGATGTATGGCTCTGTTCTCCCCAGGAATTACAGGCCCTAATTGAGGAGACCGTTGTGCCTGAAACCTGGTTTTTTCGGGAGCCTGAATCTTTTGAGTTTCTCCGGCGTTACGTCCTGTTCGAGTGGTTACCCCACCACCGAGAAGGTATTCTCCGCCTGTTAAGCGTTCCCTGCTCAACGGGAGAAGAACCTTATTCCCTCGCGATGATGCTCCTAGATGCAGGGTTACCTCCGAATAGGTTTGCGATTGACGCCGTTGATATCAGTCAAAAAGCCCAAGCTAAAGCTAAACAAGGTCTCTATCGAGAGCATTCCTTTCGGAGTAAAAATTTAGGCTTTCGCCACCGCTATTTTGAGGAAACCGCGCCGGGATATCAACTTTCAGCGGCAGTTAAGGAGACCGTAAATTTTATCCAGGGCAATCTTTTAGAACCCCTTTTTTTGTATGGAAAACCGCTTTATGATATTATATTTTTTCGGAATTTATTAATTTATCTGGAACCTGCGGCTCGCGATCGCGCCTTGCAAGTGTTAAATCGGTTATTATCTCCCTCTGGACTGCTGTTTGTTGGCTCTGCTGAAGCCGGACCGATGATTGAGCAGCGATTCATCTCCCTGCGCCATTCCATGACTTTTGCCTACCGCAAGCGACAAAAAAGCGATGGAACCGCTCGCTTCTATGTCCCAGGGGATGAGCCTGAATACTCTTCCTTCCAGGTTCCCCCGCCAACTCCCCCGCGCTCTGACTCTCCTGGATTTCCACCCCAATCCTCACTCCCTTCTTCTGCGGAACTCCCCCCAGAAGCCAGAAGAGAACATCCTCCAAGCTCCGAGGCGATCGCCGCGAACACCCCTTCCTCACCCCAGCCAATCCCTGAGTCCCTTCTGATGCAGGCTAGACATCTAGCGGATGTCGGACAATTGTATGAAGCCGCCCAGCTATGCGAAACTTACCTCAGTCAACATCGCACCGATGCCAATGCCTATGTCTTATTAGGTGAAATCCGCCAAGGCGCAGGACAGTCTGAGCGTGCCGAACAATGTTGGGAAAAAGCCGTTTACCTCCAACCCTATCACTATGAAGCCTTGACACATCTGCTCTTGCTCAAAGAATCTCAAGGAGATCTCACCCATGCCAGTACCCTTAGACAGCGGATTCAAAGACTGCTCAACTCTCAGGAGAAATAGCACACTCTCATTCCGGGGTAAAGATTAATAGACCCATCCAAACCCTTTCAACACCAAAGGAAAAACAGAATGTTTCGGAATCTCTCTTTGCAAGCTCGAATGCTGGCGGCTTTTATATTTATGGGCTTAATTGTATTAATTGTAGCCCTAGTCGGTTGGGGGGGAAATCATCGGTTAAGTAATCGCCTCGACACCATTACAGGTAACGCCATGCCGAGCGCGATCGCCTTATGGAAAATCAAAGAAGGTCAGACCCAAATTCAGGCCGCAGAACGATTACTCCTCAATCCCCGCAGTACCAGCGATCGCCGAACTATTGCCAAACAAAGAATCAATCGAGCATGGCAACAAATTAATCAAGGATTTGCTGAATATAGCAATATCCTCAATAAAGACCCAGAAGAAGACCGCCTTTATAACCAGTTTATGCAGGCATGGAATCAGTGGAAAGGACTCCATGAAAACTTCCTTCAACTCAATCAAGAGTTTGAAGCATACGGGATTTTCCAGCCCTGGGAAACTCAAATCCAGTTATGGGAAGCCCGACAAAGTAATAGCCCCCAAATGGCAACGGCTAGAGCCGCCGCTGAGGTTCTTGAAAGCATGAATGCCCAACGCGCTCGCATCAATATTCCGGCCTATCAAGCGGCAGAAGAAACCCTGCAAGAGGTCGTAGCATACAATCAAGAGGTGGCTGCCCAAGTGGTCACACAGGCCGAACAAGATGTGGCTCAAAGTA
Proteins encoded in this region:
- a CDS encoding fatty acid desaturase family protein, which translates into the protein MQVNKSHQSVVLEKEAAKKLKFGKNSGFKTELKRRVDELFQNPDRKARDCPQMYAKTIILLFSFFGLYSLLVLVAQTWWQVIPLCIMLGVVTAGIGFGIQHDGAHHAYSDSLWVNKLMAMSLDLIGGSSYLWHWKHDVLHHTYTNIAGYDKDLDVGIFGRLSPSHPHLAFHRWQHYYLWLLYGFLAIKWHFYDDFYCLIAGKIGDRRYPRPKSSNLVIFFGGKLVFFALAFVIPLQFHGLWQVLASYGLVAFTLGVVLSVVFQLAHVVEEADFPLPIAELSLIEKDWAVHQLETTINFSRNNHFMTWFMGGLNFQIEHHLFPNICHINYPEISKIVEHTCREYGVRYNQHISFWSGLSSHYRWLRKMGTTFRFFEPFSARAIDNGSDAPGTILNDCSE
- a CDS encoding chemotaxis protein CheW; this encodes MLMLLFYVGPDRYALGCSQVVEVIPLVELRKLYHAPEYMAGLFNYRGSIVPVLDLCHLIQGSSSRSCLSTRIILVKYQQNHQNEQLIGLMAERVTDTVNVPESQFKGEGIHLENAAYLGKIIMDEEKGTIQQLRLDYLLSQQAQAFLSPIGETE
- a CDS encoding polyphosphate kinase 2 family protein, translated to MTDHQSDNLFPIEKLDDLIRPFIVPPERKISLAKDYDPGYKADHLKKSKAKGQLKEGIDALAEYQDVLYAENTHAVLIIFQAMDAAGKDSTIKHVMSGINPQGCQVHSFKAPSTQELNHDYLWRCSKALPERGRIGIFNRSYYEEILVTRVHPEILEQRSLPVSITDNDIWKRRFQEINNFEKHLVNNGTIILKFFLNVSKEEQKDRFLERINRPEKNWKFSENDANERSFWDDYMAVYEDMFNHTSTKYAPWYIIPADHKWFTRLVVAGIIYTQLKELNLKYPTLSKEQHQELLNAKKILESQK
- a CDS encoding DUF2254 domain-containing protein encodes the protein MKYAKLAKLWDSLNSSFWFVPTLMVLLAIALSFITIWIDHRQEATIIENIDWAYSLGPNGSRAILSAIAGSMVTVATTAFSITIVALQLASSQFGPRLLRTFMQDTGNQIVLGTFISTFVYSLMVLRTINGVEKDEFVPHLAVTIGLGLAIASVGVLIYFIHHSASSIQVDQIIKQVGSDLDVAIDRLFPDRIGRNTSKHLEEESLAAIPADFDRVACPIKTIASGYIQTINDKQLMQIATENNLLLRVQQRPGRFVVKGSEIVRVFPEEKVNKKLAVQINEAFVLGSQRTEQQDVEFPIDQLVEIAVRALSPGINDPFTAIRCIDQLSAALCHLAQREIPSPYRYDDHNQLRIIAEPISFADATDAAFNQIRQYGKSSVAVTMRLLEAISAIAPFTHRIPDRTTLQRHADMIERGSQEGIAEELDYENVKERYLAAVKAIGQV
- the cysC gene encoding adenylyl-sulfate kinase, with translation MQQRGVTVWFTGLSGAGKTTISQGVEKELRSQGYQLEILDGDIVRQNLTKGLGFSKEDRDENIRRIGFVSHLLTRNGVIVLVSAIAPYREIREEVRHRIGDFVQVYVNAPLEVCEERDVKGLYKKARAGEIKNFTGIDDPYEAPLNPDIVCSTKDETEAESIAKVLQYLKDKGYITTA
- a CDS encoding CheR family methyltransferase — encoded protein: MVWDEIERKLSNTSGLDPKTLGSQAIVKAVRDRMQVCGVENVTTYLDVWLCSPQELQALIEETVVPETWFFREPESFEFLRRYVLFEWLPHHREGILRLLSVPCSTGEEPYSLAMMLLDAGLPPNRFAIDAVDISQKAQAKAKQGLYREHSFRSKNLGFRHRYFEETAPGYQLSAAVKETVNFIQGNLLEPLFLYGKPLYDIIFFRNLLIYLEPAARDRALQVLNRLLSPSGLLFVGSAEAGPMIEQRFISLRHSMTFAYRKRQKSDGTARFYVPGDEPEYSSFQVPPPTPPRSDSPGFPPQSSLPSSAELPPEARREHPPSSEAIAANTPSSPQPIPESLLMQARHLADVGQLYEAAQLCETYLSQHRTDANAYVLLGEIRQGAGQSERAEQCWEKAVYLQPYHYEALTHLLLLKESQGDLTHASTLRQRIQRLLNSQEK
- a CDS encoding SLC13 family permease, translating into MGLKQYFGFISKRISALLQRSQLFQHRWIGYLIAVAIYVTLLLIPLPGFEPSAQRAFAVFGLAAFSWGTTLLPLPVTAIVILFLLPFSGAISAQETYAYFGNRAVFFILGAFILASPIMRSGLSTRIALAVVTRYGNSQRQILAAILGLSALMSCFISAHAVAAMLFPIILEVVRAAGAKPGKGFGVAAFLSLAWGVVIGSNTTLLGGARGPLALGILQNTTGQTISFAQWTLFVAPVVLVLLPIAFFVLQGVGQTEQVSLSTARRFLEKRNQQLGEISRREIMTAGILIVTILLWITLGDRWGLDVIALLGVILTFILGVAHWGEVEEDVNWGIFIMYGSAIALSAALNDTGAASALTQLLLGFGIESPLLIFAAVTMIALAMTEFMSNSAAVAVILPVALALAQKYGIEPRAMTLGVVIPAGLGFMLPVSTPALAIAVSSGYVRPLAVLRWGVWLDIISIVVFLGISQFYWPLVGLRG